One Bosea sp. 685 DNA segment encodes these proteins:
- a CDS encoding Fic family protein has translation MQKGQWKPFSGAVTVFHGRRLPEEATPVGYAALIEAYDLAAPVPLTLAAIGPRHKVYQADGWRIYTPRHAPDADLVGHLTFALRYEGLDLVVLKALFRAAGPDAIISMVRAAPTGAYARRVWFLFEWLLEERLDLPDAGQGAYALIVDPKLQWAIEGTTSTRHRVKNNLPGTSGFCPMIFRTPALEAFLVRDLAGEARRLAAGVPADLLARTAAFLLLKDSRSSFQIEGEDPPQDRIQRWGQVIGEAGRRAIDRDELERLQRIVIGDARFVHMGLRQDGGFVGEHERETGAPIPDHISARHQDLPELVAGLTAFDRGAARALDPVLAAAILAFGFIYIHPLEDGNGRLHRYLIHHVLAERGFNPPGLVFPVSAVILDRIDDYRRTLESYSRRLLPHVRWRPTDHGNVEVLNDTIDFYRYFDATPHAEFLFACVARTVDVDLPAETAFLRAYDTFKGRVAGMIDMPDRLLDLLFRFLRQNEGRLSQRAREREFAALTDEETAEIQAIFADLRLSLDVGSEQLRE, from the coding sequence ATGCAAAAGGGGCAGTGGAAGCCATTTTCAGGCGCCGTGACGGTTTTTCACGGCAGACGCTTGCCGGAAGAGGCCACGCCTGTCGGCTACGCGGCCCTGATCGAAGCCTATGATCTGGCGGCTCCGGTCCCGCTCACCCTGGCGGCGATCGGCCCTCGCCATAAGGTCTACCAAGCCGATGGCTGGCGCATCTATACGCCCCGCCACGCGCCAGATGCCGATCTCGTGGGGCACCTGACCTTCGCCCTGCGTTATGAAGGGCTGGACTTGGTCGTGCTGAAGGCCCTGTTTCGTGCCGCCGGCCCCGATGCGATCATCAGTATGGTGCGGGCCGCTCCGACGGGTGCCTATGCCCGGCGGGTGTGGTTTCTCTTTGAATGGCTGTTGGAGGAGCGGCTCGATCTGCCGGATGCTGGGCAGGGGGCTTACGCCCTGATCGTCGATCCGAAGCTGCAATGGGCGATCGAGGGCACGACCTCTACGCGTCATCGTGTGAAGAACAACCTGCCGGGCACGTCCGGCTTCTGCCCGATGATCTTCCGGACACCGGCGCTGGAGGCGTTCCTCGTCCGCGATCTGGCCGGGGAGGCCCGCCGCCTTGCTGCGGGAGTGCCGGCGGATCTGCTCGCGCGGACGGCGGCCTTCCTGCTGCTCAAGGATTCACGATCGAGCTTCCAGATCGAAGGGGAAGACCCGCCGCAGGACCGAATCCAGCGCTGGGGCCAAGTCATCGGGGAGGCGGGTCGCCGAGCGATCGACCGCGACGAGCTGGAGCGGCTGCAGCGTATCGTCATCGGCGATGCGCGCTTCGTCCATATGGGGCTGCGTCAGGATGGCGGCTTCGTCGGCGAGCATGAGCGCGAAACGGGCGCGCCCATTCCTGACCATATCAGCGCACGGCATCAGGATTTGCCTGAGCTGGTCGCAGGACTGACCGCTTTCGACAGAGGCGCGGCCCGGGCGCTCGATCCCGTGCTTGCCGCTGCCATTCTGGCCTTCGGCTTCATCTATATCCACCCCCTCGAGGATGGGAACGGCCGCCTGCACCGCTATCTCATCCATCACGTGCTGGCTGAGCGCGGTTTCAACCCGCCAGGCCTAGTCTTTCCTGTCTCGGCGGTGATCCTCGACAGGATCGACGACTACCGCCGAACCCTGGAGAGCTATTCGCGCCGCCTGCTTCCGCATGTGCGCTGGCGACCGACCGATCATGGCAATGTCGAGGTGCTGAACGACACGATCGATTTCTACCGCTATTTCGACGCGACCCCGCATGCCGAGTTCCTGTTTGCCTGCGTCGCCCGCACGGTCGATGTCGATCTGCCAGCGGAGACCGCTTTCCTTCGGGCTTACGACACGTTCAAGGGCCGTGTCGCGGGGATGATCGACATGCCGGACAGGTTGCTGGACCTGCTGTTCCGATTCCTGAGGCAGAATGAGGGGCGGCTATCGCAGCGGGCACGTGAGCGGGAATTTGCCGCCCTGACCGATGAGGAGACCGCGGAGATACAAGCGATCTTCGCAGACCTTCGCCTGAGCCTTGATGTCGGGTCTGAACAGCTGAGAGAATAG
- a CDS encoding DUF2235 domain-containing protein, with product MGKNIIIFSDGTGQSGGLFPDEARSNVYKLFRATRCGPESDIDPARQFAFYDPGLGSASDGGGYRFSWMRKIYNIMSGATGLGITRNIIDCYAAILRVWEPGDRIYLFGFSRGAYTARCVAGVLGLCGVPTRMKDESPLRRDPVTARAIAAEAVKSVYQHGSSIKDDPKKAERLAKAAAFRETYGSNEDDRSNAPPYFIGVWDTVATLGVGWIPLIVISLIAYFLSTAAVYMLSRLFASQLPNAIEKMSWWGSLLTVVAISGIAYLIMSFRYRQWMSLAKYRMAFYDTTLNPRVDYARHALAIDENRRDFQRVAWAEDGSADFFAGREGPERFKQIWFCGVHSDVGGSYIEPESRLSDISLKWMTDEAKELPCPIFVDERYLRTFPLPTGMQHDERQNTLAGWSRWFVWTLSLFLAPDRIGWPEGFRNIPHNAPLHPSVLERFQALGVISYGDFKPYRPPSLCEHQDVRQYYQA from the coding sequence ATGGGGAAGAATATTATTATCTTTTCTGACGGGACGGGCCAGTCTGGAGGGCTCTTCCCTGACGAGGCACGCAGCAATGTCTACAAATTATTCAGGGCAACCAGATGCGGTCCCGAAAGCGATATCGATCCAGCCCGACAATTCGCATTCTATGACCCCGGCCTGGGCTCCGCCAGCGATGGCGGCGGATACCGATTTTCATGGATGCGCAAGATCTACAACATCATGAGCGGGGCGACCGGCCTGGGGATCACCCGCAACATCATCGATTGCTACGCAGCGATTCTGCGGGTTTGGGAGCCCGGCGATCGCATCTATCTCTTCGGTTTCAGCCGTGGGGCTTATACGGCAAGGTGCGTTGCCGGCGTTCTGGGCCTTTGCGGCGTGCCAACCCGCATGAAGGACGAATCACCACTGCGCCGGGATCCCGTCACGGCTCGAGCCATCGCAGCGGAAGCGGTGAAAAGCGTTTACCAGCACGGCAGCTCCATCAAAGACGACCCGAAGAAAGCGGAGCGGTTGGCCAAGGCGGCTGCCTTTCGGGAAACCTATGGTTCAAATGAGGACGATCGATCCAACGCGCCACCCTATTTTATCGGTGTGTGGGATACGGTTGCGACATTGGGAGTGGGCTGGATTCCGCTGATAGTGATATCGCTGATCGCGTATTTCTTATCGACTGCAGCGGTTTATATGCTGAGCCGTTTGTTCGCATCGCAATTGCCGAACGCCATAGAGAAAATGTCCTGGTGGGGGAGCCTTCTCACGGTCGTCGCGATCTCCGGAATTGCTTATTTGATTATGAGCTTCCGCTACAGGCAATGGATGAGCCTGGCGAAGTATCGGATGGCTTTTTACGATACTACGCTCAACCCCCGCGTGGACTACGCACGCCATGCCCTTGCGATCGATGAGAACCGCCGGGACTTCCAGCGAGTGGCTTGGGCGGAAGATGGTTCGGCCGACTTTTTTGCCGGCCGTGAAGGCCCAGAACGCTTCAAACAGATCTGGTTCTGCGGCGTGCATTCCGACGTCGGAGGCAGCTACATAGAGCCGGAATCGCGGCTGTCGGACATTTCGCTGAAATGGATGACCGACGAGGCAAAGGAATTGCCTTGCCCGATTTTCGTCGACGAGAGGTATCTTAGAACATTCCCGCTGCCGACGGGAATGCAACATGACGAACGGCAAAACACCTTGGCGGGCTGGTCACGCTGGTTCGTTTGGACCCTGTCGCTCTTTCTCGCGCCGGATCGCATTGGCTGGCCGGAGGGTTTCCGCAATATCCCTCATAATGCGCCCTTGCACCCCTCCGTCCTGGAACGGTTCCAGGCGCTCGGCGTGATTTCATATGGCGATTTCAAGCCCTATCGCCCGCCTTCGCTGTGTGAGCATCAAGATGTTCGGCAATACTACCAGGCATGA
- a CDS encoding di-heme-cytochrome C peroxidase has translation MSKRASWVKVVRRGFLGLAALIGLALIAAMQFPDALKQAFPGTPIDLALRPTLPVRAPIKQAQWLDQNWSQADRHWFHHASQGTATIPVPYAWFVALEQPEFSYLGTPGLLTEPGYLERFGFIPSPRSLDTGLETLQRYGYFPSTEATMTVATAVPRTGADNLDGLPVGFARMPGRQDPTRGSPMPDQLGFTCAACHTGHLTYKGTSLRFDGGPAMIDLGKLEQAIGLSIYYAWWVPFRFQRFATRLLGQDPAPEALAKLKTDMTEVMEGLNLRLGNREIIKARKDKNGDPERDTIEGIGRLDALNRIGNQVFFENLRISDKSSDAHAQSKVPDTNLAALHAPVSFPPIWGTPWFSWAQYDASILQPLVRNAGEALGVSAKVNMVSATDPATFFRSSVILQNLYWFEELLKGDHPFSGDTKGFKGLAAPHWPSQYFADDPKWRINDERVGRGRALYKQFCVECHLGPARDPTFDRTYPEASLWTSQAWKHKESPADTVLSVVQKPAAAMGTDREQSNVLQTRKVEIPDVLKMDPAKELGENWGCTDVPGKVDGKELFAPALMAVVDRVVARWFEDNQSSAPFKGDIIGTRPNCPNKNGPVYRARPLDGVWATAPYLHNGSVPSLWWMLLPASARPTRFCLGAQDFDPGHVGFPPLAGQAECKKGEFTFDTAHIGNSNSGHSFEGDGQHLPNGVIGRALSEPERLDLIEYLKTL, from the coding sequence ATGTCGAAGCGCGCATCATGGGTGAAGGTTGTTCGGCGCGGTTTTCTGGGTCTGGCTGCCCTCATCGGTCTGGCGCTCATCGCGGCCATGCAGTTTCCCGATGCCCTCAAGCAGGCATTCCCGGGCACCCCCATTGATCTGGCATTGCGCCCGACACTGCCCGTTCGTGCGCCGATCAAACAGGCGCAGTGGCTTGACCAGAACTGGTCGCAGGCCGATCGCCACTGGTTCCATCATGCGTCTCAAGGCACGGCGACCATTCCTGTTCCTTACGCGTGGTTTGTCGCGCTGGAACAGCCCGAATTTTCCTATCTCGGGACGCCCGGCCTTCTGACCGAGCCGGGTTATCTGGAGCGGTTCGGTTTCATACCCAGCCCACGCAGCTTGGACACGGGGCTCGAAACCTTACAGCGCTACGGGTATTTTCCCTCCACCGAGGCAACAATGACCGTGGCCACTGCTGTGCCCCGGACCGGCGCCGACAATCTGGACGGCTTACCGGTCGGTTTTGCGCGCATGCCAGGACGACAAGATCCGACCCGCGGATCGCCAATGCCGGATCAATTGGGTTTCACATGTGCGGCCTGCCATACCGGACATCTGACGTATAAGGGCACAAGCCTGCGGTTCGACGGCGGTCCCGCCATGATCGATCTGGGGAAACTCGAACAGGCCATCGGACTTTCCATCTACTACGCCTGGTGGGTTCCGTTTCGGTTTCAGCGCTTTGCAACCCGGCTGTTGGGGCAGGATCCCGCGCCAGAGGCGCTCGCCAAGCTGAAAACGGATATGACAGAGGTGATGGAGGGCTTGAATCTCCGTTTAGGGAATAGAGAAATCATCAAGGCGCGCAAAGACAAGAACGGCGACCCCGAACGAGATACGATCGAGGGTATCGGTCGGCTCGACGCCTTAAATCGTATCGGCAACCAAGTATTCTTCGAAAATTTGCGGATTTCAGACAAATCCTCTGACGCACACGCTCAAAGCAAGGTCCCCGATACCAATCTCGCTGCGCTCCACGCTCCCGTCAGCTTTCCGCCGATCTGGGGCACGCCCTGGTTCTCCTGGGCGCAATATGATGCATCGATCCTGCAGCCACTCGTTCGCAACGCCGGTGAAGCGCTGGGCGTGTCCGCCAAGGTCAATATGGTGTCCGCTACCGACCCGGCGACCTTTTTCCGCTCTTCGGTCATCCTTCAGAACCTCTATTGGTTCGAAGAATTGCTGAAAGGCGACCATCCGTTCAGCGGCGATACAAAGGGCTTCAAGGGGCTGGCTGCCCCGCACTGGCCGAGCCAGTATTTCGCCGACGACCCCAAATGGCGCATCAATGACGAACGCGTGGGGCGAGGGCGTGCCCTCTACAAGCAGTTTTGCGTCGAGTGTCATCTCGGACCGGCGCGGGATCCAACCTTCGATCGGACTTACCCCGAAGCGTCGCTGTGGACTTCGCAGGCCTGGAAACACAAGGAGAGCCCGGCCGATACCGTCCTCAGTGTCGTTCAAAAACCGGCCGCCGCAATGGGAACCGACCGTGAGCAAAGCAATGTGCTGCAGACGCGCAAGGTCGAGATCCCTGATGTCCTAAAAATGGATCCGGCCAAGGAATTGGGTGAGAACTGGGGCTGCACCGATGTTCCAGGGAAGGTCGATGGCAAAGAGCTGTTTGCGCCAGCCTTGATGGCGGTGGTCGATCGGGTCGTCGCTCGCTGGTTTGAAGACAACCAAAGCTCGGCACCTTTCAAAGGCGACATCATCGGAACCCGGCCCAACTGTCCAAATAAGAATGGTCCCGTATACAGGGCGCGCCCTCTGGACGGCGTCTGGGCCACAGCGCCATATCTCCACAACGGTTCCGTTCCCTCGCTCTGGTGGATGCTTTTACCGGCTTCCGCCCGCCCAACGCGGTTTTGCCTGGGCGCGCAGGACTTCGACCCTGGCCATGTCGGGTTTCCTCCCCTGGCAGGTCAAGCCGAATGCAAAAAAGGTGAGTTCACCTTCGATACCGCCCATATCGGCAACAGCAACTCTGGACACTCTTTTGAAGGAGATGGTCAGCACTTGCCCAATGGCGTGATTGGCCGAGCGCTGAGCGAGCCGGAGCGTCTGGACCTCATCGAATATCTCAAGACGCTGTAG
- a CDS encoding DUF1109 domain-containing protein gives MQTNDLISLMAASHQPVDTGWLRRATGIAALAALAVTVGLVLVTLGTRPDLARAWMTLPVIAKAMFGAGVATIALVLFQRSLRPGLKAARLLPMLAIPLLLVTGWALLSLNQAPVEQWSALVFGRYWRACLIAVPLYALCPLVVLLLLARRGAPTNGRLTGACAGLASAGLAAVAYSLHCPDDTAPFLATWYTLAIAIMACLGALTFPRLIRW, from the coding sequence ATGCAAACCAACGACCTGATCTCCCTCATGGCCGCGAGCCACCAGCCGGTCGACACCGGCTGGCTCAGACGCGCGACCGGTATCGCCGCGCTCGCGGCGCTTGCGGTCACGGTCGGGCTCGTCCTCGTCACGCTTGGCACACGGCCCGATCTCGCCCGCGCCTGGATGACGCTTCCGGTCATCGCCAAGGCCATGTTCGGAGCCGGCGTCGCGACCATCGCGCTCGTGCTGTTCCAGCGGAGCCTGCGTCCCGGGCTGAAGGCAGCGCGGCTCCTGCCGATGCTCGCGATTCCGCTGCTGCTGGTGACGGGCTGGGCCCTGCTGAGCCTGAACCAGGCGCCGGTCGAGCAGTGGAGCGCGCTGGTCTTCGGCCGTTATTGGCGCGCCTGCCTTATCGCCGTGCCGCTCTATGCGCTGTGTCCTCTCGTCGTCCTGCTGCTGCTGGCGCGCCGGGGCGCTCCGACGAATGGGCGTCTCACCGGCGCTTGCGCCGGCCTGGCCTCGGCCGGTCTCGCTGCGGTGGCCTACAGCCTGCATTGCCCTGACGACACGGCGCCATTCCTGGCGACCTGGTACACGCTCGCCATCGCGATCATGGCTTGCCTCGGCGCACTCACCTTCCCGCGCCTGATCCGCTGGTGA
- a CDS encoding sigma-70 family RNA polymerase sigma factor, which translates to MSLLELEKQLRPVFLAALAGDAAAYRLFLDTISLRLRGYLRQMLARAGRSEASEAEDVLQETLLALHLSRHTYDPASPVTAWAHAIARYKLVDHLRRSGRHAANLPIDEEAFQLAAPDSAAPDARLDLERAMQALPERTRALIDRVKIQGTSVAEAANAAGMTETAAKVAIHRGLQAMAKFLSKRGTHTA; encoded by the coding sequence TTGTCGCTCCTGGAACTCGAAAAGCAGCTGCGCCCCGTCTTCCTGGCTGCCCTGGCCGGCGATGCCGCGGCCTATCGGCTCTTCCTCGATACGATCAGCCTGCGTCTGCGCGGCTATCTCAGACAGATGCTGGCGCGCGCCGGTCGCAGCGAGGCGAGCGAGGCCGAGGACGTGCTGCAGGAGACCTTGCTGGCCCTGCATCTCTCCCGCCACACCTATGATCCTGCGAGCCCGGTGACGGCCTGGGCCCATGCGATCGCGCGCTACAAGCTCGTCGACCATCTGCGCCGCAGCGGGCGTCACGCCGCAAACCTGCCGATCGACGAGGAGGCCTTTCAACTGGCCGCGCCCGACAGCGCCGCCCCGGATGCCAGGCTCGATCTGGAGCGCGCGATGCAGGCTCTGCCGGAGCGCACACGCGCTCTGATCGACCGGGTCAAGATTCAAGGGACGAGCGTGGCCGAGGCAGCGAACGCCGCGGGAATGACCGAGACGGCGGCCAAGGTCGCGATCCATCGCGGCTTGCAGGCCATGGCGAAATTCCTGTCGAAGCGCGGGACACACACGGCATGA
- a CDS encoding alpha/beta hydrolase family esterase — protein sequence MSARDLAAGQRLARWIAALATSLVLTGPAPAQNPTDRKPANRKPADSCPTEGGCLVDGGSYRIILPQVPAGQRSGAILYFHGYQGSADETIADQGLVGVAQNLGVALIAADGMARTWSYPGSPGHNRDEFAYVGHVLDDVARRFPVDPGRILASGFSQGGSMVWYLACRMPTRFAGFAPIAGAFWEPLPSGCAGPRPNLIHVHGVSDTTVPLAGRSLRSGYKQGDVFKSLAILAPGGCTASLVAETQAPADPPELSCRLASGCAGPARLELCLHTGGHIASAGWVERAWRLIMPPEVPLGRTGARLTFP from the coding sequence ATGAGCGCGAGGGATTTGGCTGCGGGACAGCGTCTTGCGCGCTGGATAGCGGCTCTTGCCACCAGCCTTGTCCTGACCGGCCCCGCGCCGGCCCAGAATCCGACCGACCGCAAGCCTGCCAATCGCAAGCCTGCCGATTCCTGCCCGACCGAGGGCGGCTGCCTGGTCGATGGCGGTTCTTACCGCATCATCCTGCCACAAGTGCCGGCCGGGCAGCGCAGCGGCGCGATCCTGTATTTCCACGGCTATCAGGGCTCGGCTGACGAGACGATCGCCGATCAGGGGCTCGTCGGCGTGGCGCAAAACCTCGGCGTCGCCCTGATCGCGGCGGACGGCATGGCCCGCACCTGGTCCTATCCCGGTTCGCCCGGCCATAACCGCGACGAGTTCGCCTATGTCGGCCACGTTCTCGACGATGTCGCACGGCGCTTCCCGGTCGACCCTGGCCGGATCCTGGCAAGCGGCTTCTCGCAAGGCGGCTCGATGGTCTGGTATCTGGCCTGCCGGATGCCGACGCGCTTTGCCGGGTTCGCGCCGATCGCCGGCGCCTTCTGGGAGCCGCTGCCGAGCGGCTGCGCCGGTCCGCGCCCGAACCTGATCCATGTCCATGGCGTGAGCGACACCACCGTGCCGCTGGCCGGGCGCAGCTTGCGGTCCGGCTACAAGCAGGGCGATGTCTTCAAGAGCTTGGCGATCCTGGCGCCTGGCGGCTGCACCGCCTCCTTGGTCGCCGAGACGCAAGCGCCGGCCGATCCCCCTGAACTGAGCTGCCGCCTGGCGAGTGGCTGCGCCGGCCCGGCCCGGCTCGAACTCTGTCTGCATACTGGCGGCCACATCGCCTCCGCCGGTTGGGTCGAGCGCGCCTGGAGGCTGATCATGCCGCCCGAGGTGCCACTGGGGCGCACCGGCGCCAGGCTCACTTTTCCGTGA
- a CDS encoding OpgC domain-containing protein, giving the protein MRHTSLTSLANSANDTATGPAAGPSPPAAKRPRDERLDFFRGLTMLIIFVAHLPENSWNAFIPARFGFSSGAELFVFCSGIASALAFGSVFVRRGLWLGTARIAYRIWQVYWAQLGLVLALIALAGLLDRAFGLAELARQFPPLLSDAETALFGLATLTWQPDYLDILPMYLVILALVPVMMVLRRLHAALPFLLAGLLYALVWTEGLNLPGNPWNGAGWFLNPFAWQFVFFIGFFITMKWLPVPRLGDTRLMLAAAGFILLCVPLSFWGILEHWPAAQALRDLIIPEAEKSNLHILRVLHFLALAYLVLSLIEPWRQRLDSGAGHLLILIGRQSLATFLASVVLARLAGTAADMLGRGEASVALLNLAGFALILAVAVIVGWFKSQPWAGPAPKPEPKSEPKSEPVRQDGPAAALPTRVREAS; this is encoded by the coding sequence ATGCGCCACACTTCTTTGACGAGCCTCGCAAACAGCGCCAACGACACCGCGACCGGGCCCGCCGCCGGCCCCTCCCCGCCAGCGGCGAAGCGGCCGCGCGACGAGCGGCTCGACTTCTTCCGCGGCCTGACCATGCTGATCATCTTCGTGGCGCATCTGCCGGAGAACAGCTGGAACGCCTTCATCCCGGCGCGCTTCGGCTTTTCCTCCGGCGCAGAGCTCTTCGTCTTCTGCTCCGGCATCGCCAGCGCGCTCGCCTTCGGCAGCGTCTTCGTCCGGCGCGGCCTCTGGCTGGGCACCGCGCGCATCGCCTACCGGATCTGGCAGGTCTATTGGGCGCAGCTTGGCCTCGTGCTGGCGCTGATCGCGCTCGCAGGCCTGCTCGACCGCGCCTTCGGCTTGGCCGAGCTCGCCAGGCAATTCCCGCCGCTGCTGAGCGACGCGGAGACCGCGCTCTTCGGCCTGGCCACCCTGACCTGGCAGCCCGATTATCTCGACATTCTGCCGATGTACCTCGTCATCCTGGCGCTGGTGCCGGTCATGATGGTGCTCAGGCGCCTCCATGCCGCCCTGCCCTTCCTGCTGGCCGGTTTGCTCTACGCGCTGGTCTGGACAGAGGGCCTCAACCTGCCCGGCAATCCCTGGAATGGCGCCGGCTGGTTCCTCAACCCCTTCGCCTGGCAATTCGTCTTCTTCATCGGCTTCTTCATCACGATGAAATGGCTGCCGGTGCCGCGGCTCGGCGACACCAGATTGATGCTGGCCGCCGCCGGCTTCATCCTGCTCTGTGTGCCGCTCTCCTTCTGGGGCATCCTGGAGCATTGGCCGGCCGCGCAGGCCTTGCGCGACCTGATCATCCCCGAAGCCGAGAAGAGCAACCTGCATATCCTGCGCGTGTTGCATTTCCTCGCTTTGGCCTATCTCGTGCTGAGCCTGATCGAACCCTGGCGCCAGCGGCTCGACAGCGGAGCCGGCCATCTCCTGATCCTGATCGGCCGGCAGTCGCTCGCGACCTTCCTCGCCAGCGTCGTGCTGGCGCGCCTCGCCGGCACGGCCGCCGACATGCTGGGGCGCGGCGAGGCCAGCGTCGCGCTGCTCAACCTGGCAGGCTTTGCGCTGATCCTCGCGGTTGCCGTCATCGTCGGCTGGTTCAAGAGCCAGCCCTGGGCCGGGCCGGCGCCCAAGCCCGAGCCCAAGTCAGAGCCCAAGTCAGAGCCAGTGCGGCAGGACGGGCCGGCCGCGGCCCTGCCAACACGCGTCCGTGAAGCGAGTTGA
- a CDS encoding tetratricopeptide repeat protein — MYHDLSGDRVTVANDAARLAWNDTLEALLAHAAATPEHLARTLDADSGFALAHAAKGLMLLSLARPELLGAARDCLAKAQAAMAQRPATRREHMISEALALWLADAPRQAAQRLEAILDSHPFDVLALKLSHGLRFMLGDQAEMLASLRRVVPGFAESHPLAGYVNGCYAFALEEQGFYAEAERTGRRAVALSPRDAWGRHAVAHVLEMTGRANEGVAWLGDGRNWAHANNLRFHIVWHLALFRLERGETAEVLRLYDEEIRGEQTDDYRDIANGASLLARLDYAGVDVGSRWEELAAKAEGRVHDGRLVFADLHYALALLGAGQHDAAETIARGLVEDCQTHPSGERREAARNGALAAFGLIAFHEGDYAEASRLLGSARSGLVAIGGSHAQRDLFEQAHIESLIRSGNHDRANHVLSERLARRGGSNLYAARRLAQLRQRPSSRTAALAIAATPLAIAH; from the coding sequence ATGTATCACGATCTATCGGGCGACCGCGTCACCGTCGCCAACGACGCGGCCCGGCTGGCCTGGAACGACACGCTGGAGGCGCTGCTGGCGCATGCCGCAGCGACGCCCGAGCATCTCGCCCGCACCCTCGACGCCGATTCCGGTTTCGCGCTCGCTCATGCGGCCAAGGGCCTGATGCTGCTCTCGCTGGCGCGGCCCGAACTGCTCGGCGCTGCACGCGACTGCCTGGCGAAGGCCCAGGCCGCCATGGCACAGCGCCCGGCGACGCGGCGCGAGCACATGATCAGCGAGGCGCTGGCGCTCTGGCTCGCAGACGCGCCGCGCCAGGCGGCGCAACGCCTGGAGGCCATCCTCGACAGCCATCCCTTCGACGTGCTGGCGCTGAAGCTCTCGCACGGCCTGCGCTTCATGCTCGGCGACCAGGCTGAGATGCTTGCGAGCCTGCGCCGCGTCGTGCCGGGCTTCGCCGAGAGCCATCCGCTCGCCGGCTATGTCAATGGCTGCTACGCGTTCGCCTTGGAGGAGCAGGGCTTCTATGCCGAGGCCGAGCGCACTGGGCGCCGCGCAGTCGCCCTGAGCCCGCGCGACGCCTGGGGCCGCCATGCCGTGGCGCATGTGCTGGAGATGACTGGCCGCGCCAATGAGGGCGTCGCCTGGCTCGGCGATGGTCGCAACTGGGCCCATGCCAATAATCTGCGCTTCCATATCGTCTGGCACCTCGCTCTGTTCCGGCTCGAGCGCGGCGAGACCGCTGAAGTGCTGCGCCTCTATGACGAGGAGATCCGCGGCGAGCAGACCGATGATTACCGCGACATCGCCAACGGCGCCTCGCTGCTGGCCAGGCTCGACTATGCCGGCGTCGATGTCGGCTCGCGCTGGGAGGAACTCGCTGCCAAGGCCGAAGGCCGCGTTCATGACGGCCGCCTCGTCTTCGCCGACCTGCATTACGCGCTCGCGCTGCTCGGCGCCGGCCAACATGACGCGGCCGAAACCATCGCGCGCGGGCTGGTCGAGGATTGCCAGACGCATCCGAGCGGCGAACGGCGCGAAGCCGCCCGCAACGGCGCGCTCGCGGCGTTCGGCCTGATCGCCTTCCATGAGGGCGACTATGCCGAGGCCTCCCGCCTGCTCGGCAGCGCCCGCAGCGGGCTTGTTGCCATCGGCGGCAGCCACGCCCAGCGCGACCTGTTCGAGCAGGCCCATATCGAAAGCCTGATCCGCTCCGGCAATCATGATCGGGCCAACCACGTCCTCAGTGAACGCCTCGCCCGGCGCGGCGGTTCGAACCTCTACGCCGCCCGCAGGCTGGCGCAGCTGCGACAGCGGCCATCGAGCCGGACCGCGGCGCTCGCTATCGCCGCGACGCCGCTTGCCATCGCCCATTGA